The segment CAGCGCAAAGTCGCTTTCGATACGGGCCAGCATTTGCTGGTCAACGCCGGTGAACTGCGCACGGATCAGCGCATATCGCGCGTCAACGCGGGCGCGGATGTCTTCGATGCCGTTCTCGTGCACGGTGATCTTGATCCGCGCTTTGTATTTATTATCGCGCCGTCCCAACAGGTTATAGACCGAAACGATGGCTTCGAGCGTTGGCAGAAGGTCTTCGGCGGATACGAAGTCATAAAGCACCTTGCCGATCATCGGGGTGCGGCCAAGCCCGCCGCCGATAATGACCTTATACCCGATCTCATCGTTTTGACGGACGATTTGAAGCCCGATGTCATGGGCTTTGATCACCGCACGGTCGGCCTCGGCACCGGTCACGGCCACCTTGAACTTGCGCGGCAGGAACTGGAACTCGGGGTGGTCGGTGGACCATTGGCGAATAAGTTCGGCAACCGGGCGCGGGTCTGCGACCTCATCCGCGGCAGCACCGGCGAAATGATCCGCCGTCACGTTGCGAATGGTGTTGCCCGAGGTCTGGATGGCATGCATGTTCACCGCCGCCAAGGCGTCGAGCATATCCGGCACATCGCGCAGCTCAGGCCAGTTGTACTGGATGTTCTGGCGCGTGGTGAAATGGCCATAGCCCTTGTCCCACTTGTCCGCGATCATCGCCAGCGTGTCCATCTGGCGGCTGTTCAGCGTGCCATAGGGGATCGCGACGCGCAGCATGTAGGCATGCAGCTGCAGATACAGACCGTTCATCAGGCGCAGGGGCTTGAATTCATCCTCGGTCAGGGATCCGTCAATGCGGCGTTCGACCTGTGCACGAAACTGGGCGTTGCGTTCCTTGAGAAAGGCGTCGTCGAAATCAGTGTAATGGTACATCAGAATTGCTCCTGTTTGCCGTGGGCATAGTTGGAAGGGCCACGGGCGCGGAAATCTTCGCGAAAATGGGTCGGGACAGGCGTGTTGCCCTCAAGCGTGACATCCGCAAGGTAGACGCCAACCACATCGCCCGTCTGGGCGGCGGCCTCGATCATGCGCAGGTCGGCGTGGGCTTCGTCTGTAAAGACTTCGGCCTGCGCCAACTGACGGGTCCAGCCATCGTCGGCAAGATAGATCACATCCCCTTCAAGCAGGGCATTGGCGGTGATGACTTTGGGGGTGAAGGGCTTTGGCATTATGCCATCTCCTCAAGTTTGATATCGGTTGCGGCGGCGGCAGCAGCGCGTGGCGCAAGGCCGTAAAAGGTAAGGGCGGGGCCGGACATGGCGGCGGATGAAATGTCATCCGCCATGCGATCCAGCGTGGTTTCCAGAATACGCTGATCCGCGCGCGATGCGTTTTCGATCACTGTGACGGGGGTGGCACGGTCCGCGCCGTGCATCAGCAGGCGGCCTTGCACGAAACGGGCAGATTTCTTGCCCATGTAGATCGCCGCGACTTCGTTCTTGCGGGCAAGCTGCGCCCAGTCGTGATCGGCAAAACCCTTCATGTCATGGCCCGTCAGGAACCGGACAGAGGCATTGCGCCCGCGCCGCGTCAGGCTTTGCCCGATGGAGGCGACAGCAGCAGAGGCCGAGGTGATCCCCGGCACGATATGCCAGCCGATCTGATGGGCATCGACTGCGTCGATTTCTTCGTCCAGACGCCCGAAAACAGTGGCATCGCCGGACTTCAGGCGAACGACCTGCGCACCGGTTGACGCGTGTTCGACCAGCAAATCGTTGATTGTCTCTTGCGAGGTAGACGGGCCGAACCCTTCCTTGCCCACATCGATCATCACAGCTTCGCGCCGCGCAAGTTCGAGGATCTCGGGAGAGATCAGCCGGTCGTAGATTACCACATCGGCTTCATCGAGGGCGCGGCGTGCTTTCAGGGTCAGCAGCTCGGGATCGCCCGGACCCCCACCGACAAAAGCCACATGCCCCGCACGGGCGGTTTTGTTCAGATGGGTTTCAAGCAACGCGTCAAGCGCCGGCTGAACTTGCTCTTCACTCTCGTTCATCGCCTTTGGGCCGGTGTTGAAATAATAGTCGCGCCAGAAATCACGCCGCGCACGGCCAAACGGCAGCGCATAAGACGCGGCGCGAAAAGCCTTGCCGATGCGGGCAAGCGTGCCGAGGCTTGCGGGCAGGCGTTCTTCGAGATCAGCCTTGATCGCGCGGGCCAGCACAGGTGCTGCGCCTTCGGTCCCGATGGCGATTGTGACAGGATCACGGTCGACGATGGCGGGCGTGATAAAAGCGCTGTCCTCAAGATTATCAACGATATTGACCAACGCCCCTTCGGCGCGTGCAATAGCGGCCGTGCGTTTGTCTTCTGCGGCGTCTTCGTTGGCTGCGTAAAACAGCGCGGCGCAAATCGTATCGCCATGATCGAACGCCCGCCGGATCAGGGTCAGTTTGCCGCTCGCGGCCCAGGTCACAATTTCGGCGGCGGGTGCGGGGGCAAAGACGGTCAGCCGTGCTGTGGATTTCATCAGCAGGCGCAACTTGGCGAGCGCGGCGTCACCACCGCCCGACAGGACAATGCGACGGCCTGTGGTCGCGAGGAAGATTGGGAAGTGATCCATTGGTGCCTGCCGTTCGTTGTTTTCTGCATTGCAATATAGGAAATATTCCCGATATTGCGCTAGACACTGGCGTGGATAAGGACGTTCGTTCTGAATGATCTGCGCAAAGGAACATTTGGCCCTGAACCGGAAGGATATCGGAATGAGCGTTCGAATAGACGAGACGGATCGGAAGATTTTGGCAGAGCTGCAACGCGATGCGAGCCAGTCATTGGATGATATTGCCAAAAATGTCGGGTCATCAAAGACGCCTGTGTGGAACCGGATTCGCAAGTTGAAAGAGGCGGGTGTGATCGGACAACAGACCGTGATGCTGGATGCCGAGGCGCTGGGGTTTGAGGCTTGTTTCTTTGTATTGATCCGCACGTCGGAACATGATGCCGAGTGGCAGGCGCGTTTTTTAAAAGCGCTCAAAGACCGGCCGGAGGTGCAGGAGGCGCATCGTCTTGCAGGAGATATCGATTATATCCTGAAGGTGCGGGTGAAGAATGCACGCGCTTATGACGTATTTTATCAGGCGCTGATTTCCGAGGTGCGGGTGCATAATGTGACCGCGCTTTTGTCGATGGAGGAAATCAAGTCGACAGTTGTGCTGCCCTTGTGATCTGACCGGTGCATTGACGCGCGACTTTGTTCGGGGTGCGTGTGGCAAGGCATGTCAATCGCGGCAGGGTTTCATGCATGCTGGAAGGTTTTGGCATACGCTGAGAAGGTGTTTAGGGCGCGATGCGTCCTAAACGACCTGTTGCGAGGGTGGATACGATTCCGACCGGCCTCAAGGACAAGCCGCGCAGGCGCGGTCGCTTGCGCGATCCTTGACCCCGATCAGAATCGCGGGTTGATCATCAGCCGGTCGAGTTTGTGAAAATGATAAGCGTTTGCGTAGAGCGGTTGTTCTGCCAGCTGCATGTTCGGCATATGTGCAAACAGGGCGGGCAGCGCAATCTGGAGTTCAAGGCGTGCAAGCGGGGCACCGACACAGAAGTGTAGCCCACCGCCAAAGGCGGCATGCGGTTTGGCGCGGCGCGCGGGATCGAAACGGTCGGGAGTGTCATAAAGGGCGGGGTCACGGCCTGCGGCTCCGAGAATCAGCGCGATTTGCGCATCTTTGGGCAGGGTGATGCCGCCCAGCTGGATGTCCTCATAGGCGAAGCGCGTGAACATATGCAGGGGCGGATCAAAGCGCAGCAGTTCCTCAACCGTGGCGGCAATGGCATCGGGGGCCAGAGCAGCGGTTGGAGTCTTATGTTCCAGCAGGCATTTCACGGCGTTGCCAAGGCTGTGTACCGTTGCTTCGTGACCTGCGTTCAACAGCAGGATGCAGGTGCCGATCAGTTCTTCCGTTGACAGTTTTTCACCGTTCTCTTCGGCTGCGATCAACTGGGTGATCAGGTCGTCGCGCGGATCATTGCGGCGTTTGTTGATGTAACTGGTGAGAAAGTCCGTGAAATCGGCGCTGGCCTGATTGGCGGCCTCTTCGATGTCGCGCGTACGGCCCGCCTGATACATCGCCACCATCGCGTTCGACCAACGCAGCAGGTCGTCCGACATTTCTTCGGGAACGCCCAGCAGCCGCGCAATGATGCGCACGGGAAGCTGCGTACAAAAGGCGGGGATGAGATCAAAGCTGTCCCGCGGAAGGCGGGCGAGCAATTCTGCGCTAACGGCTTCGATATCGGGGGACAGGTCACGGATGCGGCGCGAGGTGAAGGCGCGCAACACCAGCGACCGCAGGCGGGTGTGGCGGGGCGGCTCCATATCCAGCATTGATGTTGCTTCGACCCTGTCCCAATCGCGCAGATGATCGGCCGTCGGCTGCACCAGATGTGGCGGCTTTTCGCGTCCCAATCGGCGGTCGCGCAGCAGGGCCTGAACGGTGGCCGCGTCAAAGGCGGCATACATGTCGTACTCTTTCCAGAACACCACCGGACCTGCGACGCGTGCGCGGTCATAGGCGGTGTAGGGATCCTGGACGAAATCGGGATTAAGCGGGGAGAGGGAGAGGGTGTGCATGGCGCATCCAAATCGCAGGGGACTGGTCTTTGCAAGGGGGCATGTGCAAACTGACGTTATGAGAGATGGAATTGGACAACGCGTGCTAGCAGTGCTGGCATTTTCGGGGATCGTTTTGGCCCTTGCGATAGGGGTGTGGCGCTATGCCTATGATCAGGGGCTGGACCAGCTGGCGGCGCGGGGGCAGGCGGATCTGGCGCTGGCGGGGGACCGGTTGGTCGGTCAATTGCAGCGCTACCGCGATCTGGCGGTGCTGATGGCGGATCATCCGGTGATCAGCATTGCCGCGCGTTATGGTGTGACGGATGGCACCCGTGATGTGCTCGTGGGCGCTGCGGATAAAACGGCGGCGCTGGATGTATTGGTATTGTCAGCGCAGGGGCAGGTCATGGCGTCGGTTTCGGGAAATGCGCCGATGGATCTGGGGGGATATCCCTTTGTTAAAAGGGCCTTACGCGGTGCGTTGGGCTGGGGGCACGGACCGGCGGAGCCGTTGACCCAACGGGCGTTTTTCCATGCGGCACCGGTTTTCAATGATGCAGGCAAGGTGCAGGGTGCCGTGGTTGTCGTCACGGATTTGAACGGCATTGACTATAACTGGCGCGGGACCAATCCGGCGGCGTTTTTCACGGATAAGGCAGGCGAGGTTTACATCGCGAACCGCACCGAGCTGTTGTTCTGGACACGGGCGGAGGGGGCCGCTGGATTGATCCCGCCTACGGGTGTGCCGCCGGCGTTCAGCGCACAAAGGGTGGGCCCCCACGAGATTTGGCAGTTGGGGTGGGGGCCCTATCTGCCCGGAGAAGCCCTGCATCTGACGCAGGCCTTGCCTGTGATCGGGATGACAGGCGAAGTGTTGCTGGATGTGACGCAAACCCGTGCGCTGGCCTTTGCACAGGCGGCTGCGGTGGCGGCCTTGTGTCTGGCTTTTGGATCGCTGTTGTTTCTCGCATCCGAGCGGCGGCGCACATTGGCGGCGGCGAATGTCCAGTTGGAAGCGCGGGTGGCGAAACGCACCGTGGCCTTGCGCGACACCAACGAAAAACTGGTGGAAGAGGCGTCCGTTCGTGAAGCGGCGCAGGTGGCCTTGCGTCAGGCACAGGACGATCTGGTGCAGGCAGGCAAGCTAAGCGCCCTGGGCCAGATGTCAGCGGGGATCAGTCACGAGTTGAACCAGCCCTTGATGGCGATCCGGTCCTTTGCCGAAAATGCGGTACAGTTCATAGAACGTGGCAAACCCGAGCGGGCGGGCGAAAACCTGACACGGATTTCCGAGATGAGCCAACGGATGGCGCGGATCATCCAGAACTTGCGGGCCTTTGCGCGGCAGGAAGATATCGCACAGGACTGCATTGATCTGCACAAGGTATTGCACGCTGCACTGGACCTGACGGCAGGCCATCGCGAAGCCGCGGGTGTTACACTGCACTGGGACGCCAGGCCCCGCGACATACAGGTGCGCGGCGGCGAGGTGCGGTTGGGACAGGTGTTTGTAAACCTTATCACCAATGCCGTGGATGCGATGGCTGAAAGCCCGATGCGCGAATTAAGGGTTGATGCGCAGTGTGACGGGGATCAGGTGAGCGTTACTTTCCGTGACACCGGTCCGGGGATCGAAATGCCGGACAAGGTGTTCGATCCGTTTTACACCACGAAAGCGGTGGACCAGAGCAGCGGCATGGGGCTGGGCCTGTCGATCAGCTATGGCATTGTGCAGAGCTTTGGAGGACAGATACGGGGAGCAAATCAGGACGGCGGAGGGGCTGTGTTTACGGTGATACTTGAGGCGGGTGCGGCCAAGGAGCAGGCGGCATGACGGGAACGGTTCTATTGGTGGATGACGACGCCGCGGTGCGCGAAGCGCTGGCGCAGACGTTGGAATTGGCCGAGATCAACACGATCACTGCCGGTTCTTTTGTTGCCGCCAAAGACCGGATGACCGCCGGTTTCGACGGGGTGATCCTGTCGGACATGCGGATGCCGGGGCGGGACGGTTTTCACCTGCTGGAATACGCCCGCGCGCAGGACCCGGACCTGCCGGTGATCCTGCTGACGGGCGAAGGGGACATTCCCATGGCGGTGGCGGCCATGGCGCAAGGTGCCTTCGGCTTTCTTGAAAAACCCTGTGCCCCTGCGGAATTGATCGCGGTGCTGGAACGGGCCTTGCACACCCGCGCGCTGGTTCTGGACAACCGCCGGCTGCGCCAATTGGTTGAAACCGGCGATCCTGCGGCGCGGATGTTGTTTGGCACGTCCGATCTGGCCGAAGCGCTGCGCTGTCAGGCGCGGCTGGTCGCTCAGGCTGAAGGGGACGGGTTGATCACCGGTGCGCCGGGGTCGGGGATTTCGAAAGTGGCAGAGGTGATCCACCTGAGTTCTGCCCGCTCCAAAGCGCCCTTTGTCAAACGTGCCGCCGCCGGCATGACATCCGACACCCTGCGCGCAGCTTTGCAGGAGGCCGAGGGCGGCAGCCTGTTCATCGACGAAATTTCATATTTGCCCGCGCAATTGCAACTGGTGCTCAGCGAAAGCCCGCAAGGGGTGTGCCTGATGGCGGGCAACACGCGCGATCTGACGGCGGAAATGCAGGCCGGGCGGTTTAACGCGGATCTCTATTACCGGCTTGAGGCGTTAAGCGTGCGCATCCCGTCCTTGGCCGAACGCCCCGAAGATATCCCTGAAATGTTTCGCCGCTATGTGGCCCAAGCCTCGGAACAAGCGGGGTTGCGGGCACCGGAAATCACCCCCGAGGTCATCGCTAGCCTGATGGCGCGGGACTGGCCCGGGAATGCGCGGTCCTTGATGTCGGTGGCGATGCGGTTTGTGATGGGGGTGCCGGAGGATGTGGTGCCGGACACCACGCTGGGACTGGTCGAACAGATGTCGATTATTGAACGCTCGCTGCTGGAAACGGCCTTGCGGCGCACCGGCGGTCAGGCGTCAGCCGCAGCGGCGGCGCTGAAACTGCCGCGCAAGACCTTCTATGACAAACTTGCACGCTACAGCATTCGCGCCGAGGATTTTCGCCCCTAAGCGGGGCTTAAACCTGTGCGGATTTCCGCACAGGTCCCTGTAGCGCTGTGCGGATAACCGCACAAATTGCGGAGGTATTGCTCATGCGACGGATGAGGTATTTGTCTTAAGTATTTGAGTTATTGATATAATATCATTTCAACCTCCCGCGCTAAACACATCCTTGTGAGTGGCCCTCACGCGGCGTCTTATATCCCCAGCGCAGGTTAAAGCTTGCGAGACACTGATTCTGCACTCTGGGAGGAGACCACCATGAAATTTTTGACAATGGCCGCATTGGCCATGACCGTATCCGCTGGCGCTGTTGCTGCTGCTTGTGATGATGGCGAAGTCGTTATCAAATTCAGCCACGTGACCAATACCGACAAACACCCCAAAGGCATCGCCGCGTCCCTGCTGGAACAGCGCGTCAACGACGAGATGAACGGCAAGGCCTGTATGGAGGTTTTCCCGAACTCAACGCTTTATAACGATGATCAGGTGCTTGAAGCCCTGCTGCAAGGCGACGTTCAACTGGCGGCACCATCCCTGTCGAAGTTCGAGCAGTTCACCAAACAGTTCCGCATTTTCGATCTGCCCTTCATGTTCAAAAACATCGACGCGGTTGACGAATTCCAGCTGTCCGAAACCGGTCAGGCGATGAAAGCGAGCATGTCGCGCCGTGGTCTGATGGGGCTGGCGTTCTGGCACAACGGCATGAAGCAGATGTCGGCGAACAAGCCGCTGAACCTGCCAACAGATGCGGCGGGCCTCAAATTCCGCGTGCAGAACTCTGACGTGCTTAAGGCGCAGATGGCGGCGATGGGTGGTTCACCCCAGCCGATGGCCTTTTCCGAAGTTTACGGTGCTTTGCAAACCGGCGTTGTCGACGGTCAGGAAAACACTTGGTCCAACATCTATGGCAAAAAGTTCTTTGAAGTGCAGGACGGTGTGACCGAAACCAACCACGGCATCATCGACTATTTGCTGGTGACCTCCACAGACTGGCTTGATTCACTGGACGCAGATGTGCGTGACCAGCTGATGACCATCGTGAGCGAAGTGACCGAAGCGCGCAATTCGGAATCAACCACCGTGAATGCCAATGCCAAGCAGGCAATTCTGGATGCAGGTGGTGTTGTGCGTGAATTGGACGCGACACAGCGCGATGCATGGGTTGCGACGATGAAACCGGTCTGGGAAGAGTTCAAAGGCGATGTCGGCCAAGAGAATATTGACGCAGCGCAGGCAATCAACGCCAAGCACTAAGCGTTAAACGCAGCCGGCCCGTGTTCCACAGGGCCGGCTGTAACCCAATACATTTGCACGTTTATTCTGGACAGGGGGTGCGGCATGTCTGGCCATTCGTCGACGCAAACCGGGCTTGCGCGTATCGTAAGCGAGATCGAGGAGACGGCGATTGCGCTGATCCTCGGCTTAATGACACTCATCACATTTATTAACGTGGTCCTGCGCTACGGGTTCAACACCGGCATCATCTGGGGCCTTGAGGTGGTGACATTCCTGTTCGCATGGCTGGTGCTGTTCGGCATGTCCTATGCGGTTAAGGTAACGGCGCATCTGGGCGTGGACGCGGTAATCAACCTGTTCGACGAGGGGCCGCGCAAGGTGCTCGCCATCCTCGCCGGTGTGATCTGTGTGATCTATGCCGGTCTGTTGATGAAAGGCGCATGGGATTATTGGGCACCTTTTGCGGGGCTCGATGCCACCACGGGACGCTGGTTCCCCACCGGATTTGAAAACAGCCGCGATCAGGCATGGTACGAGGTGATCGACACGCCGATCCCTGAATGGTTGCGCTTTATCGAGCCGATCATGAACGAGGGCGAAGCCTATGAGAAAATTCCGCGGTTCATTCCCTATGCCATGTTGCCCTTTGGCGCGGCGCTGTTGCTGCTGCGCTTTGTGCAGGCCACCGTCAAAGTCGTCGCTGGACGGCAGAAATCATTGATCGTCAGTCACGAAGCCGAGGATGCGGTCGAAGACGTAAAACATATGAACGCGGAGGGCTAAGCACATGGAAGTTGTCATTCTTTTCACCATGGTTGTGGGCCTGATGCTGGTTGGCGTGCCGATTGCGGTCTCGCTTGGCCTGTCCTCTATCATCTTTTTGCTGGCGCTATCGGACACGTCGATGGCTTCGATTGCCCAGACGTTTTTTCAAGCCATGGCAGGGCATTACACACTGCTGGCGATCCCGTTTTTCATTCTGGCATCGTCGTTCATGTCGACGGGTGGAGTGGCACGCCGGATCATCCGGTTTTCGATTGCGCTGGTCGGGCATCTTCCGGGCGGTTTGGCGATTGCGGGTGTCTTCGCCTGTATGCTCTTTGCCGCGCTCAGCGGCTCATCGCCCGCTACGGTGGTCGCGATCGGGTCGATCGTCATCGTCGGCATGCGGGAGGTCGGCTATACCAAAGACTTCGCCGCCGGTGTCATCGCCGTCGCTGGTACCTTGGGCATCCTGATCCCGCCGTCGATTGTGATGGTGGTCTATGCCTCTGCTACGGATGTTTCTGTGGGCCGGATGTTTCTGGCCGGGGTTATTCCCGGACTTCTGGCCGGTATGATGTTGATGATGACCATCTACATCATGGCGCGGGTGAAGAACCTGCCCAAGGGCGACTGGAAGGGCTGGGGCGAAGTGCGCCGGTCCGGCATCGAAGCGGGATGGGGTCTGTTTCTGATCGTGATCATTCTGGGCGGCATCTACGGCGGAATCTTTACGCCGACGGAGGCCGCGGCGGTGGCGGCGGTCTATGCCTTCTTTATCGCGTCCTTTGTGTACCGCGATATGGGGCCGCTGCATGTGGAAGGTGAGGGGGCGAATATTTCGTTCCTCAGCAAGCCGTGGTCGGCGATCACCGTGTTCTTTCACCGCGACACCCGTGACACTCTGTTCGAGGCTGGCAAGCTGACGGTGACCCTGATGTTCATCATCGCGAACGCGTTGATCCTGAAACATGTTTTGACCGACGAGCAGATCCCGCAGCAAATATCTGCCGCGATGTTAAGCGCGGGTTTCGGGCCGATTGTGTTTTTGATCATCGTGAACGTGATCCTGCTGATCGGCGGGCAGTTTATGGAACCCTCGGGCCTGCTGGTAATTGTGGCCCCGCTGGTGTTTCCGATTGCCATTGAACTGGGGATCGACCCGATTCATCTGGGCATTATCATGGTTGTGAACATGGAAATCGGGATGATCACCCCGCCGGTAGGGTTGAACCTGTTCGTCACTTCGGGCGTGGCCAATATGCCGATGATGAATGTCGTACGCGCCGCGCTGCCGTTTCTCGCAGTGCTGTTCGTCTTCTTGATCATGGTGACCTATATCCCCGCGCTCAGCACCTGGCTGCCAGAGCTGATGATGGGGCCGGAGATCATCACCAAGTAAGAGTGCTTGGTGATGACCGCCTGTGGGCGAGTTGCAGATCAGGCGGCGGCGAGGGCCGCGATAATCGGGGCAAAATCGCTGGCCTTAAGCGAGGCCCCCCCAACGAGAGCACCGTCAACGTTTTCGGCTTTGAAAATGGTGGCCGCGTTGTCGGGTTTTACGGAACCGCCATAGAGCAGCGGAATGGCATTGCCGATGTCATCGCCAAAGCGTGCGATCAGACGGGTGCGGATGAAATCATGCACCTCTATGATCTGTTCAAGGGTCGGGACCTTGCCCGTCCCAATGGCCCAGATCGGTTCATAGGCGATCACGGTGTTTTCCGCGCTCACGTCGCTGGGCAGCGAACCGGCCAGCTGGCCGCCGATAATGTTGAGGGTATTGTCGGCTTCACGGTCTTCAAGCGCTTCACCGATACACAGGATCGGGGTCAGACCTGCGGCCCACGCAGCTTCGGCTTTGTCGCGGACCATGGTATTGGTTTCCTCATGGGCGTCGCGGCGTTCGGAATGGCCGACGATCACATAGCGCGCGCCACTATCGGCAATCATTTCTGCCGAGATATCGCCGGTATAGGCACCGGAGGTTTGCATGTGACAGTCCTGCGCGCCGATGGCGATATTGCGGGCTGTTTCACAGGCGCGAAACAGCAGTGTTGAGGGCGGGCATATGACCACGGTGGGCGCGTTCGCGGGCAAGGACGCGGTAAGGTGTTCCAGTTCGGCCAAGGCATTGCTTGTCCCGTTCATCTTCCAGTTTCCGGCGGCGATTTTGCGGCGCATGTCTGTCCTATGGTGTTGGGAATGTTGCCTTTGCCTAACAGCTACGCCTTTTCAAGGCAATCGGCCGCGCGCCGCTCAGCGCAGCAGTGCCAGCGCCTCACGCGCCAGTGTGGTGGCGGATGCCGGATCATCAAGGGCGGCGTCCGGTAAGGTCCAATAAGGCATGGAGGAGGCGGCACCGTTTTTGCGGGTGTAGGTCCATTGGGTGCTGCCCGCTGCGGCCAGCTTGGCGGTAAACTCGGGCTCCTGCGCTTTAAGCAGCAGCTGCCCGTCAGAGCGCATCAGTGCGAAGATCACCCCGTCGGCGTATATGCCGAGGCCGCCGAACATCTTGCGGGTCGTCAGATTGGGGATGTCGCTGAACAGGTCGGTGGCAAAGGCGATGTCTGCCGCCGCGAGGCTCATTTAACGGCGAGTGCGTCGTCGAACTTGATCGACTCCCCACAGCCGCAGGCTTCGGTCACGTTGGGGTTGTTGAATTTGAAGCCGGATTCCAGCAGCGTTGTTTCATAGTCGATTTCGGTCCCGAACAGAAACATCTGCGCCATCGGGGCGATCATCACACAGGCACCGTCCTGATTGACCACCTCATCATTCGGATCAGCGGCATCCACGTATTCCATGGTGTATTCCATGCCCGCGCAGCCGCCTTTTTTGATGCCGATCCGCAGACCTGCATGACCCGCAGACGCCATCAGCTTGGTGATCTGCGCCGCCGCTTTGGGGGTAATGGTGACGGCCTGTTTGCCTGGGATACCGAACATGTCTCTTCTCCTGTTGCACCAAAGATAGGCAGAGGCGCTTATGTTCTCAAGGTGGGGTTACATAAAACCCAGCTCAAGGCGGGCTTCGTCAGACATCATGTCCATGCCCCATGGTGGTTCCCAAACCAGCTCAACATTGACCTGCTTGAT is part of the Sulfitobacter geojensis genome and harbors:
- a CDS encoding DctP family TRAP transporter solute-binding subunit, producing the protein MKFLTMAALAMTVSAGAVAAACDDGEVVIKFSHVTNTDKHPKGIAASLLEQRVNDEMNGKACMEVFPNSTLYNDDQVLEALLQGDVQLAAPSLSKFEQFTKQFRIFDLPFMFKNIDAVDEFQLSETGQAMKASMSRRGLMGLAFWHNGMKQMSANKPLNLPTDAAGLKFRVQNSDVLKAQMAAMGGSPQPMAFSEVYGALQTGVVDGQENTWSNIYGKKFFEVQDGVTETNHGIIDYLLVTSTDWLDSLDADVRDQLMTIVSEVTEARNSESTTVNANAKQAILDAGGVVRELDATQRDAWVATMKPVWEEFKGDVGQENIDAAQAINAKH
- a CDS encoding TfoX/Sxy family protein; protein product: MSLAAADIAFATDLFSDIPNLTTRKMFGGLGIYADGVIFALMRSDGQLLLKAQEPEFTAKLAAAGSTQWTYTRKNGAASSMPYWTLPDAALDDPASATTLAREALALLR
- the tpiA gene encoding triose-phosphate isomerase, with amino-acid sequence MRRKIAAGNWKMNGTSNALAELEHLTASLPANAPTVVICPPSTLLFRACETARNIAIGAQDCHMQTSGAYTGDISAEMIADSGARYVIVGHSERRDAHEETNTMVRDKAEAAWAAGLTPILCIGEALEDREADNTLNIIGGQLAGSLPSDVSAENTVIAYEPIWAIGTGKVPTLEQIIEVHDFIRTRLIARFGDDIGNAIPLLYGGSVKPDNAATIFKAENVDGALVGGASLKASDFAPIIAALAAA
- a CDS encoding HesB/IscA family protein — translated: MFGIPGKQAVTITPKAAAQITKLMASAGHAGLRIGIKKGGCAGMEYTMEYVDAADPNDEVVNQDGACVMIAPMAQMFLFGTEIDYETTLLESGFKFNNPNVTEACGCGESIKFDDALAVK
- a CDS encoding TRAP transporter small permease, whose protein sequence is MSGHSSTQTGLARIVSEIEETAIALILGLMTLITFINVVLRYGFNTGIIWGLEVVTFLFAWLVLFGMSYAVKVTAHLGVDAVINLFDEGPRKVLAILAGVICVIYAGLLMKGAWDYWAPFAGLDATTGRWFPTGFENSRDQAWYEVIDTPIPEWLRFIEPIMNEGEAYEKIPRFIPYAMLPFGAALLLLRFVQATVKVVAGRQKSLIVSHEAEDAVEDVKHMNAEG
- a CDS encoding TRAP transporter large permease, whose product is MEVVILFTMVVGLMLVGVPIAVSLGLSSIIFLLALSDTSMASIAQTFFQAMAGHYTLLAIPFFILASSFMSTGGVARRIIRFSIALVGHLPGGLAIAGVFACMLFAALSGSSPATVVAIGSIVIVGMREVGYTKDFAAGVIAVAGTLGILIPPSIVMVVYASATDVSVGRMFLAGVIPGLLAGMMLMMTIYIMARVKNLPKGDWKGWGEVRRSGIEAGWGLFLIVIILGGIYGGIFTPTEAAAVAAVYAFFIASFVYRDMGPLHVEGEGANISFLSKPWSAITVFFHRDTRDTLFEAGKLTVTLMFIIANALILKHVLTDEQIPQQISAAMLSAGFGPIVFLIIVNVILLIGGQFMEPSGLLVIVAPLVFPIAIELGIDPIHLGIIMVVNMEIGMITPPVGLNLFVTSGVANMPMMNVVRAALPFLAVLFVFLIMVTYIPALSTWLPELMMGPEIITK